From the Calliopsis andreniformis isolate RMS-2024a chromosome 4, iyCalAndr_principal, whole genome shotgun sequence genome, one window contains:
- the Rl gene encoding mitogen-activated protein kinase rl, with amino-acid sequence MAGEGSASVNPNCEVVRGQTFEVGPRYTNLSYMGEGAYGMVVSAYDNVTKTKVAIKKISPFEHQTYSQRTLREIKILTRFKHENIIDIRDILRAPTIEQMKDVYIVQCLMETDLYKLLKTQAISNDHICYFLYQILRGLKYIHSANVLHRDLKPSNLLLNTTCDLKICDFGLARVADPEHNHAGFLTEYVATRWYRAPEIMLNSKGYTKSIDIWSVGCILAEMLSRRAIFPGKHYLDQLNHILGILGSPSPEDLECIINEKARNYLQSLPYKPKVPWTSLFPDADPRALDLLDKMLTFNPNKRIVVEDALAHPYLEQYYDPADEPVAEEPFKFDMELDDLPKEVLKQYIFEETLLFQKNHQENAM; translated from the exons ATGGCGGGCGAAGGTTCAGCAAGTGTGAATCCGAATTGCGAGGTCGTTCGCGGACAAACGTTCGAGGTTGGCCCGCGATACACGAATTTATCGTACATGGGGGAAGGTGCCTATGGGATGGTCGT ATCTGCTTATGATAATGTAACAAAAACAAAGGTAgctattaaaaaaatatcacCCTTTGAGCATCAAACATATAGCCAGAGAACCCTAAGGGAAATAAAAATTCTAACCAGGTTTAAGCATGAAAAT ATAATAGATATAAGGGATATATTAAGGGCACCTACCATAGAACAAATGAAAGATGTATATATTGTTCAATGTCTAATGGAAACTGATCTCTATAAACTTCTTAAGACACAG GCtattagtaatgatcatatatgCTATTTTCTTTATCAAATActgagaggattaaaatacattcATTCTGCGAATGTGTTGCACAGAGATTTGAAACCTAGCAACTTGCTCTTGAATACCACATGTGACCTTAAAATTTGTGATTTTGGTTTAGCCAGAGTTGCTGATCCGGAGCATAATCATGCTGGCTTCCTAACTGAATATGTGGCAACAAGATGGTACAGAGCTCCAGAAATAATGCTCAATTCAAAG GGTTACACTAAGTCAATAGATATTTGGTCAGTTGGTTGCATTCTTGCAGAAATGCTTTCAAGACGAGCAATATTTCCTGGCAAGCATTATTTAGACCAACTGAATCATATACTAGGAATTCTTGGATCACCATCTCCCGAGGATCTTGAATGCattataaacgaaaaa GCACGAAATTATTTACAATCGTTACCATACAAGCCAAAGGTTCCATGGACGAGTCTCTTTCCAGACGCTGATCCACGAGCTTTGGATCTTTTAGATAAAATgttaacgttcaatcctaacaaACGGATCGTCGTGGAAGACGCACTAGCGCATCCTTACCTGGAACAATACTACGATCCTGCTGATGAA CCTGTCGCAGAAGAGCCATTTAAATTTGACATGGAGCTGGACGATCTTCCAAAGGAAGTACTAAAGCAATACATCTTTGAGGAAACTCTTCTATTCCAAAAGAATCATCAGGAAAACGCTATGTAG
- the LOC143178478 gene encoding uncharacterized protein LOC143178478 isoform X1, translated as MDESLEPMDVEMDSFEDDSKAVDSSETNVKTFNSHGVQGAEIQVDSRYENRGGTFTTGIDIFSKEEKLKMEERAKRFGLTDKIKNNLSNPEQDLYSSMGIVEDSENTKNIRLNVIHMRGTEEMSTKDVFKYFEDYAPASIEWINDVSCNVVWLDNLSAARAMIGLSKRIVGLEKSSHKSTKLHEDNPDEENNIATEECTIDMEDDNESTNIEKDTSQGDFISIKDINCPLPPGMWRKGIDYPKSKAIFLRFATRADKKQPNAEKMSEYYKKYGNPNFGGIKGILTESRKRMYKQIKQTKRRFKEDMQEDIKDKRRMKNPWGALSESWGLNDAMEDEFSVKNDPKDQGRSVKERLGIRNPPKEPVLVANERSNSSSDSEDEWCKKSKVLRMRMHADDEEEKIHKRRAKLRQQSIYFQTMIPSLSRSNDLRSRLGKSRKGTQFRDPIQVVVTNTNATKPNSLKLNDSEEEDGEIVEEDESQEKEEGEWQGSEEEVQEEEEEEEDEDYSDEDKDRPAKEVQGPKGSVIKVVQHKPRLASTVWARLNNVKSEVTDNSDKDRQPRVRDLRSTLKGGDLRSRIGNHTRGRSPLRIEVKNDKYTEGSETE; from the exons ATGGATGAATCGCTGGAGCCCATGGACGTGGAAATGGATTCATTTGAGGATGACAGTAAAGCTGTTGATTCTAGTGAAACGAACGTGAAAACGTTCAACTCGCACGGTGTGCAAGGAGCAGAG ATACAGGTAGATAGCCGGTATGAGAATCGTGGTGGTACATTTACGACTGGCATAGACATATTTAGCAAAGAAGAGAAATTGAAAATGGAAGAAAGAGCTAAGCGTTTTGGATTGACAGACAAGATAAAGAATAATTTGTCAAATCCAGAACAAGATCTGTATTCTAG TATGGGTATTGTAGAAGACagtgaaaatacaaaaaatatcaGATTGAATGTAATACATATGAGAGGAACAGAGGAAATGAGCACTAAAGATGTCTTCAAGTATTTTGAGGACTATGCTCCAGCATCCATTGAATGGATTAATGATGTCTCAT GCAATGTGGTTTGGTTAGACAATTTGTCTGCAGCTAGAGCAATGATAGGGCTGTCAAAAAGAATTGTTGGATTGGAGAAATCAAGTCATAAAAGTACAAAGTTGCATGAGGATAATCCTGATGAAGAAAACAATATAGCCACTGAAGAATGTACCATAGACATGGAGGATGACAATGAAAGTACAAACATAGAAAAAGATACATCACAAGGAGACTTCATAAGCATCAAAGATATTAATTGTCCATTACCTCCTGGTATGTGGAGGAAAGGTATAGATTATCCTAAATCTAAAGCAATATTTCTTAGATTTGCTACTAGGGCTGACAAGAAACAACCAAACGCAGAAAAAATGAGCGAATATTACAAAAAATACGGGAACCCCAATTTTGGAG GTATTAAAGGTATTTTAACCGAGTCTCGAAAACGAATGTACAAACAAATCAAACAGACTAAAAGGAGATTCAAAGAAGATATGCAAGAAGATATCAAAGATAAAAGACGCATGAAAAATCCATGGGGAGCGTTATCTGAAAGTTGGGGTCTCAACGACGCTATGGAAGACGAGTTTAGCGTGAAAAACGATCCTAAAGATCAGGGTCGTAGCGTGAAAGAAAGATTGGGTATAAGGAATCCTCCAAAGGAGCCAGTACTCGTTGCAAACGAGCGGAGTAATTCGAGCAGCGATAGTGAGGATGAATGGTGCAAAAAGAGTAAAGTGTTGAGAATGCGAATGCATGCAGACGACGAGGAGGAAAAGATACACAAACGACGCGCGAAACTTCGGCAGCAA TCCATTTATTTTCAGACGATGATACCTAGTTTAAGTAGAAGCAACGATCTGCGATCAAGACTCGGCAAATCTAGGAAAGGAACACAGTTCCGTGATCCGATCCAAGTAGTCGTAACGAACACGAATGCGACGAAGCCAAATTCGTTGAAACTCAATGATTCAGAG GAGGAAGATGGAGAGATTGTAGAGGAAGATGAGAGTCAGGAAAAAGAGGAAGGTGAATGGCAGGGATCTGAGGAAGAAGTacaggaagaagaggaagaggaagaggatgaAGATTACAGCGACGAGGATAAGGATAGACCAGCGAAGGAAGTTCAAGGACCTAAAGGCAGCGTTATAAAAGTAGTTCAACATAAACCTCGCCTTGCTTCCACAGTATGGGCCAGACTGAACAATGTAAAAAGCGAAGTTACTGATAATTCTGACAAAGACAG GCAACCGAGAGTTCGAGATTTGAGGAGTACTTTGAAAGGAGGTGATCTTCGTTCTCGTATTGGCAACCACACAAGAGGGCGCTCTCCTTTAAGGATAGAAGTGAAAAATGATAAATATACGGAGGGAAGTGAAACAGAATAA
- the LOC143178478 gene encoding uncharacterized protein LOC143178478 isoform X2, which yields MDESLEPMDVEMDSFEDDSKAVDSSETNVKTFNSHGVQGAEIQVDSRYENRGGTFTTGIDIFSKEEKLKMEERAKRFGLTDKIKNNLSNPEQDLYSSMGIVEDSENTKNIRLNVIHMRGTEEMSTKDVFKYFEDYAPASIEWINDVSCNVVWLDNLSAARAMIGLSKRIVGLEKSSHKSTKLHEDNPDEENNIATEECTIDMEDDNESTNIEKDTSQGDFISIKDINCPLPPGMWRKGIDYPKSKAIFLRFATRADKKQPNAEKMSEYYKKYGNPNFGGIKGILTESRKRMYKQIKQTKRRFKEDMQEDIKDKRRMKNPWGALSESWGLNDAMEDEFSVKNDPKDQGRSVKERLGIRNPPKEPVLVANERSNSSSDSEDEWCKKSKVLRMRMHADDEEEKIHKRRAKLRQQTMIPSLSRSNDLRSRLGKSRKGTQFRDPIQVVVTNTNATKPNSLKLNDSEEEDGEIVEEDESQEKEEGEWQGSEEEVQEEEEEEEDEDYSDEDKDRPAKEVQGPKGSVIKVVQHKPRLASTVWARLNNVKSEVTDNSDKDRQPRVRDLRSTLKGGDLRSRIGNHTRGRSPLRIEVKNDKYTEGSETE from the exons ATGGATGAATCGCTGGAGCCCATGGACGTGGAAATGGATTCATTTGAGGATGACAGTAAAGCTGTTGATTCTAGTGAAACGAACGTGAAAACGTTCAACTCGCACGGTGTGCAAGGAGCAGAG ATACAGGTAGATAGCCGGTATGAGAATCGTGGTGGTACATTTACGACTGGCATAGACATATTTAGCAAAGAAGAGAAATTGAAAATGGAAGAAAGAGCTAAGCGTTTTGGATTGACAGACAAGATAAAGAATAATTTGTCAAATCCAGAACAAGATCTGTATTCTAG TATGGGTATTGTAGAAGACagtgaaaatacaaaaaatatcaGATTGAATGTAATACATATGAGAGGAACAGAGGAAATGAGCACTAAAGATGTCTTCAAGTATTTTGAGGACTATGCTCCAGCATCCATTGAATGGATTAATGATGTCTCAT GCAATGTGGTTTGGTTAGACAATTTGTCTGCAGCTAGAGCAATGATAGGGCTGTCAAAAAGAATTGTTGGATTGGAGAAATCAAGTCATAAAAGTACAAAGTTGCATGAGGATAATCCTGATGAAGAAAACAATATAGCCACTGAAGAATGTACCATAGACATGGAGGATGACAATGAAAGTACAAACATAGAAAAAGATACATCACAAGGAGACTTCATAAGCATCAAAGATATTAATTGTCCATTACCTCCTGGTATGTGGAGGAAAGGTATAGATTATCCTAAATCTAAAGCAATATTTCTTAGATTTGCTACTAGGGCTGACAAGAAACAACCAAACGCAGAAAAAATGAGCGAATATTACAAAAAATACGGGAACCCCAATTTTGGAG GTATTAAAGGTATTTTAACCGAGTCTCGAAAACGAATGTACAAACAAATCAAACAGACTAAAAGGAGATTCAAAGAAGATATGCAAGAAGATATCAAAGATAAAAGACGCATGAAAAATCCATGGGGAGCGTTATCTGAAAGTTGGGGTCTCAACGACGCTATGGAAGACGAGTTTAGCGTGAAAAACGATCCTAAAGATCAGGGTCGTAGCGTGAAAGAAAGATTGGGTATAAGGAATCCTCCAAAGGAGCCAGTACTCGTTGCAAACGAGCGGAGTAATTCGAGCAGCGATAGTGAGGATGAATGGTGCAAAAAGAGTAAAGTGTTGAGAATGCGAATGCATGCAGACGACGAGGAGGAAAAGATACACAAACGACGCGCGAAACTTCGGCAGCAA ACGATGATACCTAGTTTAAGTAGAAGCAACGATCTGCGATCAAGACTCGGCAAATCTAGGAAAGGAACACAGTTCCGTGATCCGATCCAAGTAGTCGTAACGAACACGAATGCGACGAAGCCAAATTCGTTGAAACTCAATGATTCAGAG GAGGAAGATGGAGAGATTGTAGAGGAAGATGAGAGTCAGGAAAAAGAGGAAGGTGAATGGCAGGGATCTGAGGAAGAAGTacaggaagaagaggaagaggaagaggatgaAGATTACAGCGACGAGGATAAGGATAGACCAGCGAAGGAAGTTCAAGGACCTAAAGGCAGCGTTATAAAAGTAGTTCAACATAAACCTCGCCTTGCTTCCACAGTATGGGCCAGACTGAACAATGTAAAAAGCGAAGTTACTGATAATTCTGACAAAGACAG GCAACCGAGAGTTCGAGATTTGAGGAGTACTTTGAAAGGAGGTGATCTTCGTTCTCGTATTGGCAACCACACAAGAGGGCGCTCTCCTTTAAGGATAGAAGTGAAAAATGATAAATATACGGAGGGAAGTGAAACAGAATAA
- the LOC143178481 gene encoding solute carrier family 23 member 1: MPENGIQMTELDQEDATFTLPSSKENGNITKKRNTDLTYGIDDVPPWYLCLFMALQHYLTMIGAIVSIPFILTPALCMAEDDPARSYIISTMIFVTGLVTLVQTIIGCRLPLVQGGTISFLVPTLAILNLPQWKCPPPEILNEMSAENRTELWQIRMRELSGAIAVSALFQVVIGFGGIIGYLLKFITPLTIVPTVSLVGLSLFENAADAASQHWGIAAGTILMLTMYSQILVNVPFPILTYRKGQGIQVTWFELFKLFPVLLTIIVMWIICTILTVTDVLPVGHPARSDSKLKIINQSPWFRVPYPGQWGVPTVTLSGVLGMLAGVLACTVESISYYPTTSRMCGAPPPPVHAINRGIGMEGLGTMLAGLWGSGNGTNTFGENVGTIGVTKVGSRRVIQWACGLMILQGLISKFGAVFIIIPEPIVGGIFCVMFGMICAFGLSALQYVDLNSARNLYILGFSVFFPMVLSKWMIKHSDVIQTGNEIADGVITVLLSTTILIGGVVGCLLDNIIPGTPEERGLIAWANEMELNTTTDEKEDQGEYVPNTFDFPFGMNVLRRWKWTYYVPFLPTYKPGIYTRKKQ; this comes from the exons ATGCCTGAGAACGGGATACAGATGACAGAGCTG GACCAGGAAGATGCGACGTTCACGTTACCAAGTTCTAAAGAAAATGGTAACATTACCAAGAAGAGGAACACCGATCTCACCTATGGCATCGATGATGTTCCGCCATGGTATCTGTGCTTATTCATGGCCCTTCAG CATTATTTGACCATGATTGGAGCCATCGTCTCGATTCCTTTCATCCTGACGCCAGCTTTGTGTATGGCAGAAGACGATCCAGCGAGGAGTTACATAATTTCTACCATGATATTCGTCACAGGACTTGTAACCTTGGTCCAAACTATTATAGGATGCAG ATTGCCTCTGGTGCAGGGGGGTACCATCTCGTTTTTAGTCCCAACTCTGGCGATATTAAATTTGCCGCAATGGAAGTGTCCTCCACCTGAAATTCTGAATGAAATGTCTGCTGAGAATCGCACCGAACTCTGGCAAATCAGAATGAGGGAACTTTCTGGCGCTATCGCTGTCTCTGCATTGTTCCAAGTAGTCATAGGGTTCGGGG GTATCATTggttatttattaaaattcataACTCCACTGACGATCGTACCCACAGTCTCTCTAGTTGGATTGTCTCTCTTCGAGAACGCTGCTGACGCTGCATCGCAACACTGGGGCATCGCAGCAGG AACGATTCTAATGTTAACAATGTACTCTCAAATATTGGTCAACGTACCCTTTCCTATTCTAACGTATCGCAAGGGCCAAGGGATTCAAGTCACGTGGTTTGAACTGTTCAAACTGTTCCCA GTACTActgacaataatagtcatgtggATAATCTGCACGATCTTAACAGTGACTGATGTTCTGCCAGTTGGTCACCCAGCGAGGTCAGACAGCAAACTGAAAATTATCAACCAGTCCCCATGGTTCAGAGTACCTTACCCTGGCCAATGGGGTGTGCCAACAGTGACACTGTCGGGTGTACTTGGTATGCTAGCTGGAGTGTTGGCGTGTACAGTAGAATCTATCAGCTATTATCCCACCACGTCCAGGATGTGCG GCGCTCCCCCGCCTCCAGTTCACGCAATTAATCGAGGAATCGGTATGGAGGGTCTTGGTACCATGCTCGCTGGTCTTTGGGGCAGTGGGAATGGGACAAATACTTTTGGAGAGAATGTTGGAACTATAG GCGTCACGAAGGTGGGCAGTCGCAGGGTCATCCAGTGGGCCTGTGGCCTAATGATTCTGCAGGGACTGATTAGTAAATTTGGAGCAGTTTTCATTATTATTCCGGAGCCAATAGTCGGAGGAATATTCTGCGTGATGTTCGGCATGATCTGTGCCTTTG gcctctCAGCATTGCAATATGTAGATTTAAATTCCGCGAGGAACCTCTATATCCTTGGATTCTCTGTCTTCTTCCCAATG GTTTTGTCGAAGTGGATGATTAAACATTCGGATGTGATCCAGACTGGAAATGAAATAGCAGACGGTGTAATCACTGTGTTACTTAGCACTACTATTCTAATTGGAGGTGTCGTGGGATGTTTGTTAGACAATATCATACCAG gTACCCCTGAAGAACGAGGTCTCATCGCTTGGGCGAATGAAATGGAATTAAATACTACAACAGATGAAAAAGAAGACCAAGGAGAATATGTGCCTAATACATTCGATTTTCCATTTGGAATGAATGTTTTGAGAAG ATGGAAATGGACCTACTATGTACCATTTTTGCCGACATACAAGCCAGGAATTTATACTCGTAAGAAGCAATAA
- the LOC143178477 gene encoding sphingomyelin phosphodiesterase 4 produces the protein MYSFDHFLDMHMQIKLQRYLSMPLVQRCKEIAMLIDESSTTELQHVFPILIDSLFGITDNIGWGLHCITFKKHPQEYETLCNFLNPQGPVFSLCYKLLPDCYLKYTFPVSYLPVKIRLMLEEGVIPPFYLDKIREDQGTRAVSALTMNPFEYYIFHFAYHLTNPWLQVQQQENVWVNWETVYVQLAHCYLYHFLPRDNSPVLPIIGPYIRKTPQRKLMQSPESKSHYYRLQTPRLLRTSILSPGSPNSTTVPQQQCLPQVWRSETVVQVFLDFWLEYTEEFALNSRLNTSYSASVPRRHSIHSGEHIRLVRAFIKTLHEFANSATGDKSAMDELKRIILPSVQGKIYTFLRKAIHHWPLDSSFRLILEAWLSFIQPWRYFPGISYTKEGKLEEEERGKIHDAYRWIPFIANNLLAYTAIFQQLLPRFMRTDLVAPKNALMLFRVTKVFAQPYLAKIICDIESQMDDVGFSRSRVSTNQWTSTVRQQILELEGPTYQYVPMFSTAVISQVVCLLGIIKQAHLTATSLIDALEKKRKNRRLLLTIWEFFNGEDYSTDDISIEERRRVPIYLANAQQQLIEIFEIKVEDIPQVAIEADQEYHESILSTSFRHESQLDSSLDTSKPGVFVPIQKDRQTCQYIEYMGDPELQPVRTNECAFIVRNLYKLSSYINLKYRHEISNLYHRRGFVGSVCRQILQPPTKIVKLPKRTPHGFSSGYEERIPPRLSLRPLANYSLLLTISLGIFIAWLTNYGIFSFLGLAFCVWFVYIIVRATLEPWTRSSRNTFRASTTAFSTN, from the exons ATGTATTCATTTGACCATTTTTTGGATATGCATATGCAGATCAAACTGCAGAGGTATCTGAGCATGCCTCTGGTGCAACGATGCAAGGAAATAGCAATGTTGATAGATGAATCCAGCACAACAGAATTACAGCATGTGTTTCCTATACTGATTGATTCATTATTCGGGATAACAGACAACATTGGCTGGGGTTTACATTGCATCACCTTTAAGAAGCACCCACAGGAATATGAAACACTTTGTAACTTCCTTAATCCACAAGGACCAGTCTTTTCTCTGTGTTATAAGCTATTGCCAGattgttatttaaaatatactttCCCAGTGTCATATTTGCCA GTAAAAATCCGCTTAATGCTGGAGGAAGGTGTGATACCACCATTTTATCTAGATAAAATTAGGGAAGATCAAGGTACACGTGCTGTATCTGCCCTAACAATGA ATCCCTTTGAATATTATATCTTCCACTTTGCATATCACTTAACAAATCCGTGGTTGCAAGTGCAGCAACAAGAAAATGTTTGGGTCAACTGGGAAACTGTCTATGTCCAATTAGCACACTGTtatttatatcattttttaCCTAGAGATAATTCGCCTGTTTTGCCAATAATTGGCCCATATATTCGAAAAACGCCTCAACGAAAATTGATGCAGTCGCCAGAATCGAAAAG CCATTATTACAGACTACAAACGCCGCGACTACTGAGAACGTCGATACTATCACCAGGATCACCTAATTCTACAACTGTGCCTCAGCAACAATGTTTGCCGCAAGTGTGGAGAAGCGAAACCGTAGTTCAAGTCTTTCTTGATTTTTGGCTAGAGTATACAGAAGAATTTGCGTTAAATTCGCGTCTGAATACATCGTACTCCGCTTCTGTCCCGCGTCGA CATAGTATTCATTCTGGAGAACACATACGTCTTGTACGAGCGTTTATAAAAACTTTGCATGAATTTGCAAACAGCGCAACTGGCGATAAAAGCGCAATGGACGAGCTCAAACG GATAATTTTGCCTTCTGTTCAAGGCAAAATCTACACATTTCTCCGAAAAGCAATACATCACTGGCCCTTAGACAGTTCGTTTAGATTAATTCTTGAAGCATGGTTAAGCTTTATTCAACCATGGAGATATTTTCCTGGTATATCATATACCAAAGAAGG AAAGTTAGAGGAAGAAGAGAGAGGAAAAATACACGACGCGTACAGATGGATACCTTTTATTGCAAACAATCTGTTAGCGTATACAGCGATATTTCAACAGCTACTTCCACGTTTTATGAGGACAGATCTTGTTGCACCGAAAAATGCATTAATGCTGTTCAGAGTTACCAAA GTCTTCGCGCAACCTTACTTAGCAAAAATAATATGCGACATAGAAAGTCAGATGGACGATGTCGGCTTCAGTAGAAGTCGAGTATCTACAAATCAGTGGACCTCAACTGTACGACAGCAGATTTTGGAGCTCGAAGGACCGACTTATCAATATGTTCCTATGTTCTCGACAGCCGTTATCTCACAG GTCGTGTGTCTGTTAGGCATAATCAAGCAAGCGCATCTAACGGCGACTAGTTTGATCGATGCATTagaaaagaagagaaagaaCAGAAgactgttattaacaatatgggAATTCTTTAATGGCGAAGACTACTCTACAGACGATATTAGTATAGAAGAACGACGTCGAGTTCCTATATACCTAGCAAATGCACAGCAACAATTAATTGAAATCTTTGAG ATTAAAGTAGAAGACATTCCTCAAGTAGCTATAGAAGCCGACCAAGAATATCATGAAAGTATTCTATCAACATCTTTTCGTCATGAATCACAG TTGGACTCGAGCTTAGATACGAGTAAACCAGGTGTGTTTGTACCAATTCAAAAAGACAGGCAAACGTGTCAATACATTGAATACATGGGCGATCCAGAATTACAGCCAGTGAGAACAAACGAATGCGCTTTCATTGTTAGGAATTTGTATAAACTTTCTAGCTATATAAATTTGAAG TACCGACACGAGATAAGCAACCTGTATCATCGACGCGGCTTCGTCGGCAGCGTTTGCCGACAGATACTTCAACCACCGACGAAAATTGTGAAATTGCCAAAAAGAACGCCTCATGGGTTTTCCAGTGGATACGAGGAACGTATCCCTCCACGACTGAGTCTGCGGCCATTAGCTAATTATAGCCTTCTCCTAACTATAAGTCTAGGAATATTTATTGCCTGGCTTACAAA CTACGGCATTTTCTCGTTTCTTGGGCTTGCTTTTTGTGTGTGGTTTGTATATATAATAGTACGCGCGACGCTAGAACCATGGACACGATCGAGCAGGAATACATTTAGGGCCAGCACAACGGCGTTCTCCACGAATTGA